In Lolium rigidum isolate FL_2022 chromosome 7, APGP_CSIRO_Lrig_0.1, whole genome shotgun sequence, the DNA window CTTGTTGAGCTCAACAGAAGTCACATTCTCGGAACAATCACAACGAAGTCTGGCCTTGCATATGCCATGATCTTCTAACCCAGACAAGAAGCCATATAAGAATATATAAGAAGCTACTATCAGATCCTGAACAACAGCTCTGAAAgtagagcagtccccgggttacaAGCAATTTCACTAGCAACAGCATATAATTTGAGTCAAGAGGGTGGAACAGAACAAAGTAAAACCTCCAGTAACAACAAATCGGGCTGGGCTGGGTAGGTTTCTCAGCGTCTTTATTAAGAGCGCACATGTCAAAGGGCACTTCTACAGAAATGTGAAATTTTGTATTGTTGCCCTGGGATCTAGTAATTGCTGGTGTAGAATTTCTTCAGGAACTCAGAGCTCCCTTGGTCCTTGGAGTCCAGGTCCTGCACCAGACCCTTATGTCCAACCACATACTGGCCGATGATGTGGTGGCGCTGCTTCGCGTGCTCAGTAATGTTGTTCAGCTCCTCCATCCCGTTGAAGAGAAGCATATCAATGACCTGTTTGTTTGACCCAAAGGTCAGCTCAAATGAACAGAGATGTTTTCCAGGAATTGCAGTTTCGCTATAGCAAATACCATAGGGATGGTGCTAGATGTTTGTGAAAACCATAAGTAGTACCAAGTATGGAAGAGTACTAATGTGATCCGAGGCACTCCTAAGGCAAAATTAAGGTCTCAGGTAATTCACTGACTTTGATTACATAACTGAAGTTTCCACAAATAAATGGCCCAAAATTCATTATTTGCCCAGATAGCAGAAACTTCGCTTTTGATAGCTGTAGTTGAATACATCAAATACAACTTTTCTTGATAATCCTACAAGATGATTCTAAAGTTTTAAGAAGTAAAAGAAAAGAATCCTAAATCCAAATGCCTTTTGACTAACCTCAGTACTCTTGAGTATCAGGTAAAGAACAACCAAACCATATTGAGTGTAATTCGTAAGTCGGCACATAGTACTAGCACAAGAGGCAAATAGAACAAAGCAAACTGGCATAAACGGTTGGAAAACAGGAATTGTTATGAATcgaatataagtgcagcaaaccagACTTGGGCACTCTTTCTCAAACAAACTGGCCAAACCCAGCaagcaaaaaaaaactaattaTATCTCCAACTAAATATCATGATTTTGATTACTCATCATGAGGATTAAATTCGGAAGACATACAAAAGACAGATGGATAATGTAGCCTATAGACTGCATATATCTCTATTGTTCTATCAAATATGAGTATATGCCAGAGTTATGATTGATGCGTGTAAATCCTATCTGGAAAAAGATATATAAACCTTATTCTTCCACATAGCGTACACAATAGACATTGTTTGCTGCAAATAAAACTCAAACCGAGAATGATAAAATGGAATACTTAGTCAAAGAGGAACTGATTTTATCTCTAGTTTAGTAGTAGTTGCTCTCAAATCTAAATCAAACATAAGGAGTCTCAAGGTAGATTGATCCGCTACTTTCATTTGGTTCGACTAAGCCAAGTAATCGGATTACACCACTCTTCCCATAATCACTCTTTTCCGCTCGGGGTTTTACCACCATGGGATGCCTCCCTCCCTATCTAGCACGAACTTACAGCTACAGCTCTGATGAGTTTACCTTCACTACTCATACCACCAGTAGCTCCACAGAGTCAGCCACAACAACGACCCTGTGAAGACCAGCCGATTCAGATTTTACTTAGTAGACAGTGACTTGATCCACTGTAATGCTAAGAATTCCCGTGCAAATCCTCAAACCCAGTTCTTGACTAAAGTTACAAGAACCTTGCACAGAAAACCGAACTTTCATCAGACCTGCTGTCTGATTGTACAACTACACCTAGTACGTGCATAGCCATAGGTGAAGCATATAATGAAGTCAAATTTTATCTTGTTCGAAGAAGCAACGAAGTTCAAGTTCTTGTAAAGCTAATATTCAGTAAGCATCTATTTGGTATTTCTTTTCTTGCGAGGCCACAGTGATGCTCCTACCCCACAGTCCCTTTAAGAAAACATTGCTTCATCAGCTTCTCGCCTCCCTCGACGAGGGCATTTACAAGAATTTGTGGCTATAAATCACGCCGCAACACGCAGGGCATCTTCTAGTTGAATATGGTACGGCCACCAGCCACCGCCAGCATGAGTAGGAAAGATACTACCAATCACCCCATGGTAATGAACTATAAACATCACCATTTCAGATTCTGTAGCCCTGGCAAAATCCAGAGCCCCAGGGCAGTGGATACCCCAATGCGAAATTGACCACCCATCCGTGGACAAATTACTACCCACAGAGCATCGTTACTACTGGTCCTGGAAGAGCAAGGTTGCCATACTGCAGTCTAATTCCCCACTACAAACAAGGAATTGTCAACCGCTTGTCCTGCAGAAATGTCCGGCTAGGTTAACTAATACCTACACATCGAACAACTACCACACATGAAGCATCAGCGATTTCTAACACAAATTTCAGATTCGGCAGAAAGTACCCCCCTCCGATGCATCTGGCAAGCGCCTGGATCGGAGAACACGGCATGCCATTCGTCCATCTCTTCTACAGCTATCCATCCGGGAAGAGTCAAATCGAAATGGGGTGGGAGGTGGGGGCACCTTAGGGTCGGAGACGCCCTTGTTCTTGCGGATCTGCTGGGAGATGCTGGAGCGGAGCTGGGCGGGGGTGACGACGTCGTCGAGGTTGTAGATCTCCATGACGGAGGGGATGGAGCGGCACGCCTGCCTGAAGAAGTCGAACACGCGGTGCCGCGCCTCCTCCAGCGACGCCGAGTTCGGCGGCACCTTCACCGCGCGCTGGATGAACGCCATCTCTTCCGAAAtcggcctcgccgccccctctccggCCGCCGCGCTCTCTCGCTCGCCGACGGTCCTCAGGTGGCTCCTCCgcttggtggtgatggtgagatgAGAGGTAGCTCGCTCTGCAGCTGCGCTCCGCTTGGCCCAATAGCGGGCCGGCAATCAGCCTCGAGATTCGTCGGATGAAGATGGGCCGGGTAGTACTGGGCTGTCCTTGAAGTCGATCAGCCCAACTCGCCTCCTTTCGCTTCAAAATCAAAAAGAAGAGAACTATGGCACCCACATTCATGAAGGAAAACTTTGTCCCGCACAAAAGTAAGTACAGTTGACAAGTGTCAATCCCGCGTGACACGTCCGCTAGTGCGAGTAGAAACGAGAGCAAACGTCTATACTCTATACgcgtat includes these proteins:
- the LOC124676826 gene encoding NADH dehydrogenase [ubiquinone] 1 alpha subcomplex subunit 6-like, which translates into the protein MAFIQRAVKVPPNSASLEEARHRVFDFFRQACRSIPSVMEIYNLDDVVTPAQLRSSISQQIRKNKGVSDPKVIDMLLFNGMEELNNITEHAKQRHHIIGQYVVGHKGLVQDLDSKDQGSSEFLKKFYTSNY